The proteins below are encoded in one region of Equus caballus isolate H_3958 breed thoroughbred chromosome 16, TB-T2T, whole genome shotgun sequence:
- the USP19 gene encoding ubiquitin carboxyl-terminal hydrolase 19 isoform X3 — MSGGASATGPRRGPPGLEEATSKKKQKDRANQESKNGDPRRGGSASTPREEQTKEELLLDWRQSADEVIVKLRVGAGPLRLEEVDAAFTDTDCVVRLPGGRQWGGVFYAEIESSCTKVQARKGGLLQLALPKKVPLLTWPSLLKPLGTQELVSELRCQENGQEPSPIALEPGPEPRRAKQEARNQKRAQGRGEVGAGAGPGAQAGPSAKRAVHLRRGPEGEGSRDGPGPQGDAPSFLAEPAPQAEAEEQLRVPPLNPQTCLLGSEENLALLAGEKAVSLRNDPVSTGVARSRDPEKEPESMVNLAFVKNDSYEKGPDSVVVHVYVKEIRRDTSRVLFREQDFTLIFQTRDGNFLRLHPGCGPHTIFRWQVKLRNLIEPEQCTFCFTASRIDICLRKRQSQRWGGLEAPAARGAVGGAKVAVPTGPTPLDSTPPGGAPHPLTGQEETRAVEKEKPKSRSEDTGLDGVAARTPMEHVAPKPEPHLASPKPTCMVPPMPHSPVSGDSVEEEEEEEKKVCLPGFTGLVNLGNTCFMNSVIQSLSNTRELRDFFHDRSFEAEINYNNPLGTGGRLAIGFAVLLRALWKGTHHAFQPSKLKAIVASKASQFTGYAQHDAQEFMAFLLDGLHEDLNRIQNKPYTETVDSDGRPDEVVAEEAWQRHKMRNDSFIVDLFQGQYKSKLVCPVCAKVSITFDPFLYLPVPLPQKQKVLPVFYFAREPHSKPIKFLVSISKENSSASEVLDSISQSVHVKPENLRLTEVIKNRFHRVFLPSHSLDTVSPSDVLLCFELLSPELAKERVVVLEVQQRPQVPSIPISKCAACQRKQQSEDEKLKRCTRCYRVGYCNQLCQKTHWPDHKGLCRPENIGYPFLVSVPASRLTYARLAQLLEGYARFSVSVFQPPFQPGRMALESQGPGCTTLLSTSSLEAGDSERDPVQLPELQLVTPVAEGDTGVPRAWAAPDRGPVPSMSGVSSEMLASGPVEVGSLPAGERVSRPEAAVPGYQHPSEAMNAHTPQFFIYKIDASNREQRLEDKGDTPLELGDDCSLALVWRNNERLQEFVLVASKELECAEDPGSAGEAARAGHFTLDQCLNLFTRPEVLAPEEAWYCPQCKQHREASKQLLLWRLPNVLIVQLKRFSFRSFIWRDKINDLVEFPVRNLDLSKFCIGQKEEQLPSYDLYAVINHYGGMIGGHYTACARLPNDRSSQRSDVGWRLFDDSTVTTVDESQVVTRYAYVLFYRRRNSPVERPARAGHSEHHPDLGPAAEAAASQVRAYSGCPRPRVAVTLSEASRIWQELEAEEEPVPEGPAPLGPWGPQDWVGPPPRGPTTPDEGCLRYFVLGTVAALVALVLNVFYPLVSQSRWR; from the exons ATGTCTGGCGGGGCCAGTGCCACAGGCCCGAGGAGAGGGCCTCCAGGACTGGAGGAGGCCACCAGTAAGAAGAAGCAAAAGGATCGAGCAAACCAGGAGAGCAAGAATGGAGATCCTAGGAGAGGTG GGTCAGCGTCCACTCCTCGGGAGGAGCAGACCAAAGAGG AGTTGTTGCTCGATTGGAGGCAGAGTGCAGATGAAGTGATTGTCAAGCTGCGTGTGGGAGCGGGTCCCTTGCGGCTAGAGGAGGTAGATGCTGCTTTCACAGACACAGACTGTGTGGTGCGGCTTCCAG GTGGTCGGCAGTGGGGTGGTGTTTTCTACGCTGAGATAGAAAGTTCTTGCACCAAAGTACAGGCCCGCAAAGGTGGTCTCCTGCAGCTGGCGCTGCCCAAGAAGGTGCCTCTGCTCACATGGCCCTCTCTCCTG AAACCTCTAGGGACCCAGGAGTTGGTGTCAGAGCTGCGGTGCCAGGAGAATGGGCAGGAGCCATCTCCCATTGCCCTGGAGCCAGGCCCTGAGCCCCGCCGGGCTAAGCAGGAGGCCCGGAACCAGAAGCGGGCCCAGGGCCGTGGTGAGGTAGGcgcgggggctggccctggggcccaaGCAGGGCCCAGTGCCAAGAGGGCTGTGCATCTCCGCAGAGGACCAGAAGGGGAGGGGTCCAGAGATGGTCCTGGACCCCAAGGCGATGCCCCCTCCTTCCTGGCTGAGCCGGCCCCCCAG GCTGAAGCTGAGGAACAGCTCCGGGTACCACCACTGAACCCCCAGACCTGCCTCCTGGGCTCAGAGGAGAATCTAGCACTTTTGGCAGGAGAGAAGGCTGTATCCCTCAGGAATGACCCAGTTTCCACCGGCGTGGCCCGGAGCAGAGACCCTGAGAAAG AGCCCGAGTCCATGGTGAACCTGGCATTTGTCAAGAATGACTCGTATGAGAAGGGGCCAGACTCAGTGGTGGTGCATGTGTACGTGAAGGAAATCCGCAGGGACACTTCTCGAGTGCTTTTCCGCGAACAGGACTTCACGCTTATTTTCCAGACCAG AGATGGAAACTTCCTGAGACTGCACCCAGGCtgtgggccccacaccatcttccGTTGGCAGGTGAAGCTCAG GAACCTGATTGAGCCAGAGCAGTGCACCTTCTGCTTCACAGCCTCTCGCATTGATATTTGCCTCCGTAAGCGGCAGAGTCAGCGCTGGGGGGGCCTGGAGGCTCCAGCTGCACGAG GTGCAGTGGGTGGTGCAAAGGTTGCCGTGCCGACAGGCCCAACTCCTCTGGATTCAACCCCACCGGGaggtgccccccaccccctgacAGGCCAGGAGGAAACCCGGGCTGTGGAGAAGGAGAAACCCAAGTCTCGCTCTGAGGACACAGGGCTGGATGGTGTGGCAGCCCGCACCCCCATGGAGCATGTAGCCCCAAAGCCAGAGCCACACCTGGCCTCG CCCAAGCCCACATGTATGGTGCCTCCAATGCCCCATAGCCCTGTGAGTGGAGATAGtgtagaggaagaggaagaggaagagaagaaggtgTGTTTGCCGGGTTTCACTGGCCTTGTCAATCTAGGCAATACCTGCTTCATGAACAGTGTCATTCAGTCTCTGTCTAATACTCGGGAGCTCCGGGACTTCTTCCATG ACCGCTCCTTTGAGGCTGAGATCAACTACAACAACCCTCTTGGAACTGGTGGGCGTCTGGCCATTGGCTTTGCCGTGCTGCTCCGGGCACTGTGGAAGGGCACCCACCATGCCTTCCAGCCTTCCAAGTTGAAG GCCATTGTGGCGAGCAAAGCCAGCCAGTTCACAGGCTATGCACAGCATGATGCCCAGGAGTTCATGGCTTTCCTGCTGGATGGGCTGCACGAGGACCTGAACCGCATTCAGAACAAGCCCTACACGGAGACTGTGGACTCAGATGGGCGGCCTGATGAG GTGGTGGCTGAGGAAGCATGGCAGCGGCACAAGATGAGGAATGACTCTTTCATCGTGGACCTATTTCAGGGCCAGTATAAGTCGAAGCTGGTGTGCCCTGTGTGTGCCAAG GTCTCCATCACTTTTGACCCATTTCTGTACCTACCGGTGCCCTTGCCACAGAAGCAAAAGGTTCTCCCTGTCTTCTATTTTGCCCGGGAGCCCCACAGCAAGCCCATCAAG TTCCTAGTGAGCATCAGCAAGGAGAACTCCAGTGCAAGTGAAGTGTTGGACTCTATCTCTCAGAGTGTCCACGTGAAGCCTGAGAACCTGCGTCTGACTGAG GTGATTAAGAATCGCTTTCACCGTGTGTTCTTGCCCTCCCACTCACTGGACACTGTGTCCCCATCTGATGTGCTCCTCTGCTTTGAGCTCCTATCCCCAGAGTTGGCTAAGGAGCGGGTGGTGGTGCTAGAGGTGCAGCAG CGCCCCCAGGTGCCCAGCATCCCCATCTCCAAGTGTGCAGCCTGCCAGCGGAAGCAGCAGTCAGAGGATGAGAAGCTGAAGCGCTGTACCCGGTGTTACCGCGTGGGCTACTGCAACCA GCTCTGCCAGAAAACTCATTGGCCTGATCACAAGGGCCTCTGCCGTCCTGAGAACATTGGCTACCCATTCCTTGTCAGTGTACCTGCCTCACGCCTCACTTATGCCCGTCTTGCTCAGCTGCTAGAGGGCTATGCCCG GTTCTCTGTGAGTGTATTCCAGCCACCCTTCCAGCCTGGCCGCATGGCCTTGGAGTCTCAGGGCCCTGGTTGCACCACACTGCTCTCCACTAgctccctggaggctggagaCAGTGAGAGGGACCCCGTTCAGCTGCCTGAGCTCCAGTTGGTGACCCCTGTGGCTGAGGGGGACACAGGGGTCCCCCGGGCATGGGCAGCCCCTGACCGGGGCCCTGTGCCCAGCATGAGTGGAGTTTCTTCCGAGATGCTGGCCAGTGGGCCCGTTGAAGTTGGCTCCTTGCCTGCTGGTGAGAGGGTATCCCGGCCTGAAG CTGCTGTGCCTGGGTACCAACACCCTAGTGAAGCAATGAATGCCCACACGCCCCagttctttatctataaaattgatGCGTCCAACCGAGAGCAGCGGCTAGAAGACAAAG GAGATACGCCATTAGAGCTGGGTGATGACTGCAGCCTGGCTCTAGTCTGGCGGAACAATGAACGCCTGCAGGAGTTCGTATTGGTGGCCTCCAAGGAGCTGGAATGTGCTGAGGATCCAGGCTCTGCTGGTGAGGCTGCCCGCGCTGGCCACTTCACTCTGGACCAGTGCCTGAACCTCTTCACGCGGCCTGAGGTGCTGGCACCTGAGGAAGCTTG GTACTGCCCACAGTGTAAACAACACCGCGAGGCCTCCAAGCAGCTATTGCTGTGGCGCCTGCCAAATGTGCTCATCGTGCAGCTGAAGCGCTTCTCCTTTCGTAGTTTCATATGGCGTGACAAGATCAATGACTTGGTGGAGTTCCCTGTTCG GAACCTGGACCTGAGTAAGTTCTGCATTGGTCAGAAAGAGGAGCAGCTACCCAGCTATGACCTCTATGCTGTCATCAACCATTATGGAGGCATGATTGGTGGCCACTACACCGCCTGTGCACGCTTGCCCAATGATCGCAGCAGCCAGCGCAGCGACGTGG GCTGGCGCTTGTTTGATGACAGCACGGTGACAACAGTAGATGAGAGCCAGGTTGTGACGCGTTATGCCTATGTCCTCTTCTACCGTCGGCGGAACTCTCCTGTGGAGAGGCCCGCCCGGGCAGGTCACTCTGAGCACCACCCAGACCTAGGCCCTGCAGCCGAAGCTGCTGCCAGCCAG GTCAGGGCCTATTCAGGCTGTCCACGGCCTAGGGTGGCCGTCACCCTCTCTGAG GCTTCCCGGATTTGGCAGGAGCTGGAGGCCGAGGAGGAGCCAGTACCTGAGGGGCCTGCGCCCCTGGGTCCCTGGGGGCCCCAAGACTGGGTGGGCCCCCCGCCACGTGGCCCTACCACACCAGACGAGGGCTGCCTCCGGTACTTTGTTCTGGGCACCGTGGCAGCTTTGGTGGCCCTCGTGCTCAACGTGTTCTATCCTCTGGTATCCCAGAGTCGCTGGAGATGA
- the USP19 gene encoding ubiquitin carboxyl-terminal hydrolase 19 isoform X12 translates to MSGGASATGPRRGPPGLEEATSKKKQKDRANQESKNGDPRRGGSASTPREEQTKEELLLDWRQSADEVIVKLRVGAGPLRLEEVDAAFTDTDCVVRLPGGRQWGGVFYAEIESSCTKVQARKGGLLQLALPKKVPLLTWPSLLKPLGTQELVSELRCQENGQEPSPIALEPGPEPRRAKQEARNQKRAQGRGEVGAGAGPGAQAGPSAKRAVHLRRGPEGEGSRDGPGPQGDAPSFLAEPAPQAEAEEQLRVPPLNPQTCLLGSEENLALLAGEKAVSLRNDPVSTGVARSRDPEKEPESMVNLAFVKNDSYEKGPDSVVVHVYVKEIRRDTSRVLFREQDFTLIFQTRDGNFLRLHPGCGPHTIFRWQVKLRNLIEPEQCTFCFTASRIDICLRKRQSQRWGGLEAPAARGAVGGAKVAVPTGPTPLDSTPPGGAPHPLTGQEETRAVEKEKPKSRSEDTGLDGVAARTPMEHVAPKPEPHLASPKPTCMVPPMPHSPVSGDSVEEEEEEEKKVCLPGFTGLVNLGNTCFMNSVIQSLSNTRELRDFFHDRSFEAEINYNNPLGTGGRLAIGFAVLLRALWKGTHHAFQPSKLKAIVASKASQFTGYAQHDAQEFMAFLLDGLHEDLNRIQNKPYTETVDSDGRPDEVVAEEAWQRHKMRNDSFIVDLFQGQYKSKLVCPVCAKVSITFDPFLYLPVPLPQKQKVLPVFYFAREPHSKPIKFLVSISKENSSASEVLDSISQSVHVKPENLRLTEVIKNRFHRVFLPSHSLDTVSPSDVLLCFELLSPELAKERVVVLEVQQRPQVPSIPISKCAACQRKQQSEDEKLKRCTRCYRVGYCNQLCQKTHWPDHKGLCRPENIGYPFLVSVPASRLTYARLAQLLEGYARFSVSVFQPPFQPGRMALESQGPGCTTLLSTSSLEAGDSERDPVQLPELQLVTPVAEGDTGVPRAWAAPDRGPVPSMSGVSSEMLASGPVEVGSLPAGERVSRPEAAVPGYQHPSEAMNAHTPQFFIYKIDASNREQRLEDKGDTPLELGDDCSLALVWRNNERLQEFVLVASKELECAEDPGSAGEAARAGHFTLDQCLNLFTRPEVLAPEEAWYCPQCKQHREASKQLLLWRLPNVLIVQLKRFSFRSFIWRDKINDLVEFPVRNLDLSKFCIGQKEEQLPSYDLYAVINHYGGMIGGHYTACARLPNDRSSQRSDVGWRLFDDSTVTTVDESQVVTRYAYVLFYRRRNSPVERPARAGHSEHHPDLGPAAEAAASQASRIWQELEAEEEPVPEGPAPLGPWGPQDWVGPPPRGPTTPDEGCLRYFVLGTVAALVALVLNVFYPLVSQSRWR, encoded by the exons ATGTCTGGCGGGGCCAGTGCCACAGGCCCGAGGAGAGGGCCTCCAGGACTGGAGGAGGCCACCAGTAAGAAGAAGCAAAAGGATCGAGCAAACCAGGAGAGCAAGAATGGAGATCCTAGGAGAGGTG GGTCAGCGTCCACTCCTCGGGAGGAGCAGACCAAAGAGG AGTTGTTGCTCGATTGGAGGCAGAGTGCAGATGAAGTGATTGTCAAGCTGCGTGTGGGAGCGGGTCCCTTGCGGCTAGAGGAGGTAGATGCTGCTTTCACAGACACAGACTGTGTGGTGCGGCTTCCAG GTGGTCGGCAGTGGGGTGGTGTTTTCTACGCTGAGATAGAAAGTTCTTGCACCAAAGTACAGGCCCGCAAAGGTGGTCTCCTGCAGCTGGCGCTGCCCAAGAAGGTGCCTCTGCTCACATGGCCCTCTCTCCTG AAACCTCTAGGGACCCAGGAGTTGGTGTCAGAGCTGCGGTGCCAGGAGAATGGGCAGGAGCCATCTCCCATTGCCCTGGAGCCAGGCCCTGAGCCCCGCCGGGCTAAGCAGGAGGCCCGGAACCAGAAGCGGGCCCAGGGCCGTGGTGAGGTAGGcgcgggggctggccctggggcccaaGCAGGGCCCAGTGCCAAGAGGGCTGTGCATCTCCGCAGAGGACCAGAAGGGGAGGGGTCCAGAGATGGTCCTGGACCCCAAGGCGATGCCCCCTCCTTCCTGGCTGAGCCGGCCCCCCAG GCTGAAGCTGAGGAACAGCTCCGGGTACCACCACTGAACCCCCAGACCTGCCTCCTGGGCTCAGAGGAGAATCTAGCACTTTTGGCAGGAGAGAAGGCTGTATCCCTCAGGAATGACCCAGTTTCCACCGGCGTGGCCCGGAGCAGAGACCCTGAGAAAG AGCCCGAGTCCATGGTGAACCTGGCATTTGTCAAGAATGACTCGTATGAGAAGGGGCCAGACTCAGTGGTGGTGCATGTGTACGTGAAGGAAATCCGCAGGGACACTTCTCGAGTGCTTTTCCGCGAACAGGACTTCACGCTTATTTTCCAGACCAG AGATGGAAACTTCCTGAGACTGCACCCAGGCtgtgggccccacaccatcttccGTTGGCAGGTGAAGCTCAG GAACCTGATTGAGCCAGAGCAGTGCACCTTCTGCTTCACAGCCTCTCGCATTGATATTTGCCTCCGTAAGCGGCAGAGTCAGCGCTGGGGGGGCCTGGAGGCTCCAGCTGCACGAG GTGCAGTGGGTGGTGCAAAGGTTGCCGTGCCGACAGGCCCAACTCCTCTGGATTCAACCCCACCGGGaggtgccccccaccccctgacAGGCCAGGAGGAAACCCGGGCTGTGGAGAAGGAGAAACCCAAGTCTCGCTCTGAGGACACAGGGCTGGATGGTGTGGCAGCCCGCACCCCCATGGAGCATGTAGCCCCAAAGCCAGAGCCACACCTGGCCTCG CCCAAGCCCACATGTATGGTGCCTCCAATGCCCCATAGCCCTGTGAGTGGAGATAGtgtagaggaagaggaagaggaagagaagaaggtgTGTTTGCCGGGTTTCACTGGCCTTGTCAATCTAGGCAATACCTGCTTCATGAACAGTGTCATTCAGTCTCTGTCTAATACTCGGGAGCTCCGGGACTTCTTCCATG ACCGCTCCTTTGAGGCTGAGATCAACTACAACAACCCTCTTGGAACTGGTGGGCGTCTGGCCATTGGCTTTGCCGTGCTGCTCCGGGCACTGTGGAAGGGCACCCACCATGCCTTCCAGCCTTCCAAGTTGAAG GCCATTGTGGCGAGCAAAGCCAGCCAGTTCACAGGCTATGCACAGCATGATGCCCAGGAGTTCATGGCTTTCCTGCTGGATGGGCTGCACGAGGACCTGAACCGCATTCAGAACAAGCCCTACACGGAGACTGTGGACTCAGATGGGCGGCCTGATGAG GTGGTGGCTGAGGAAGCATGGCAGCGGCACAAGATGAGGAATGACTCTTTCATCGTGGACCTATTTCAGGGCCAGTATAAGTCGAAGCTGGTGTGCCCTGTGTGTGCCAAG GTCTCCATCACTTTTGACCCATTTCTGTACCTACCGGTGCCCTTGCCACAGAAGCAAAAGGTTCTCCCTGTCTTCTATTTTGCCCGGGAGCCCCACAGCAAGCCCATCAAG TTCCTAGTGAGCATCAGCAAGGAGAACTCCAGTGCAAGTGAAGTGTTGGACTCTATCTCTCAGAGTGTCCACGTGAAGCCTGAGAACCTGCGTCTGACTGAG GTGATTAAGAATCGCTTTCACCGTGTGTTCTTGCCCTCCCACTCACTGGACACTGTGTCCCCATCTGATGTGCTCCTCTGCTTTGAGCTCCTATCCCCAGAGTTGGCTAAGGAGCGGGTGGTGGTGCTAGAGGTGCAGCAG CGCCCCCAGGTGCCCAGCATCCCCATCTCCAAGTGTGCAGCCTGCCAGCGGAAGCAGCAGTCAGAGGATGAGAAGCTGAAGCGCTGTACCCGGTGTTACCGCGTGGGCTACTGCAACCA GCTCTGCCAGAAAACTCATTGGCCTGATCACAAGGGCCTCTGCCGTCCTGAGAACATTGGCTACCCATTCCTTGTCAGTGTACCTGCCTCACGCCTCACTTATGCCCGTCTTGCTCAGCTGCTAGAGGGCTATGCCCG GTTCTCTGTGAGTGTATTCCAGCCACCCTTCCAGCCTGGCCGCATGGCCTTGGAGTCTCAGGGCCCTGGTTGCACCACACTGCTCTCCACTAgctccctggaggctggagaCAGTGAGAGGGACCCCGTTCAGCTGCCTGAGCTCCAGTTGGTGACCCCTGTGGCTGAGGGGGACACAGGGGTCCCCCGGGCATGGGCAGCCCCTGACCGGGGCCCTGTGCCCAGCATGAGTGGAGTTTCTTCCGAGATGCTGGCCAGTGGGCCCGTTGAAGTTGGCTCCTTGCCTGCTGGTGAGAGGGTATCCCGGCCTGAAG CTGCTGTGCCTGGGTACCAACACCCTAGTGAAGCAATGAATGCCCACACGCCCCagttctttatctataaaattgatGCGTCCAACCGAGAGCAGCGGCTAGAAGACAAAG GAGATACGCCATTAGAGCTGGGTGATGACTGCAGCCTGGCTCTAGTCTGGCGGAACAATGAACGCCTGCAGGAGTTCGTATTGGTGGCCTCCAAGGAGCTGGAATGTGCTGAGGATCCAGGCTCTGCTGGTGAGGCTGCCCGCGCTGGCCACTTCACTCTGGACCAGTGCCTGAACCTCTTCACGCGGCCTGAGGTGCTGGCACCTGAGGAAGCTTG GTACTGCCCACAGTGTAAACAACACCGCGAGGCCTCCAAGCAGCTATTGCTGTGGCGCCTGCCAAATGTGCTCATCGTGCAGCTGAAGCGCTTCTCCTTTCGTAGTTTCATATGGCGTGACAAGATCAATGACTTGGTGGAGTTCCCTGTTCG GAACCTGGACCTGAGTAAGTTCTGCATTGGTCAGAAAGAGGAGCAGCTACCCAGCTATGACCTCTATGCTGTCATCAACCATTATGGAGGCATGATTGGTGGCCACTACACCGCCTGTGCACGCTTGCCCAATGATCGCAGCAGCCAGCGCAGCGACGTGG GCTGGCGCTTGTTTGATGACAGCACGGTGACAACAGTAGATGAGAGCCAGGTTGTGACGCGTTATGCCTATGTCCTCTTCTACCGTCGGCGGAACTCTCCTGTGGAGAGGCCCGCCCGGGCAGGTCACTCTGAGCACCACCCAGACCTAGGCCCTGCAGCCGAAGCTGCTGCCAGCCAG GCTTCCCGGATTTGGCAGGAGCTGGAGGCCGAGGAGGAGCCAGTACCTGAGGGGCCTGCGCCCCTGGGTCCCTGGGGGCCCCAAGACTGGGTGGGCCCCCCGCCACGTGGCCCTACCACACCAGACGAGGGCTGCCTCCGGTACTTTGTTCTGGGCACCGTGGCAGCTTTGGTGGCCCTCGTGCTCAACGTGTTCTATCCTCTGGTATCCCAGAGTCGCTGGAGATGA